The following proteins come from a genomic window of Pirellula staleyi DSM 6068:
- a CDS encoding cysteine desulfurase family protein, which produces MIYLDHNATTPIAPEVLEAMTRAARDFPGNPASQHQLGQRARRQLERCREEIAEAFGADVTSLRGDQLLFTSGGTEANNLALLGLGIADPAIYKITQDRLLVSAIEHPSIRAAALHLKTLGADLQIIPVDETCKIKLEQVASLLADKSHLKPRLVSVMLASNETGALQPMADLACKCREFGVLLHTDAVQAAGKIDVSLKQLGVDALSITPHKFYGPLGIGALLVREGVKLAPQLFGGFQQTSLRPGTESVMLAEGFRAAVALYRQEAADRLEHLRSLRDQLARLLCDGDQAAVVHCAGTPQLPQTLSIAFPGVDRQKLVIAVDMQGVAISSGSACASGSSEPSPTLLAMGLSQELVESTVRLSVGRSTTPAEIKEAARRILFSVNNLRVGRSAGQFSEK; this is translated from the coding sequence GTGATCTACCTCGACCACAACGCCACCACCCCGATCGCACCTGAAGTGCTCGAAGCGATGACGCGCGCGGCGCGCGATTTCCCCGGCAATCCGGCCAGTCAGCATCAACTGGGACAGCGGGCCCGGCGACAACTCGAGCGCTGCCGCGAGGAAATTGCCGAGGCTTTTGGGGCCGACGTCACCAGCCTGCGGGGCGATCAATTGCTCTTTACCAGCGGCGGTACTGAGGCCAATAACCTGGCGCTATTGGGACTCGGTATTGCCGACCCAGCGATCTATAAGATTACCCAAGATCGGCTGCTGGTCTCGGCGATTGAACATCCCAGCATTCGAGCTGCTGCTTTGCATCTCAAAACCTTGGGGGCCGATCTACAAATTATTCCTGTCGATGAGACTTGTAAGATCAAACTCGAGCAGGTGGCAAGTTTGCTCGCCGACAAGTCTCATCTGAAGCCTCGACTGGTGAGTGTGATGCTCGCCAGTAACGAAACCGGGGCGCTGCAGCCAATGGCCGATTTAGCGTGCAAATGCCGGGAATTCGGCGTTCTGTTGCATACCGATGCGGTGCAAGCAGCGGGCAAGATTGACGTTTCTTTGAAGCAGCTGGGGGTCGATGCGCTGTCGATCACGCCACATAAGTTTTATGGTCCGCTGGGGATTGGGGCGCTCCTTGTGCGCGAGGGTGTGAAGCTCGCGCCTCAACTCTTTGGTGGGTTCCAGCAAACGAGTTTAAGACCAGGTACCGAATCGGTGATGCTGGCGGAAGGTTTCCGCGCTGCAGTGGCGCTCTATCGGCAGGAAGCGGCCGATCGACTGGAACACCTGCGTTCGCTACGCGACCAGCTCGCGCGGCTGTTATGCGACGGCGATCAAGCAGCGGTGGTGCACTGCGCAGGAACGCCGCAGTTGCCTCAGACCTTATCGATCGCATTTCCTGGGGTCGATCGGCAGAAACTGGTGATTGCGGTGGATATGCAGGGAGTGGCGATTTCGAGCGGCAGCGCGTGTGCCAGTGGCTCGAGCGAGCCCTCGCCAACCCTGCTGGCGATGGGGCTTTCGCAGGAGCTGGTGGAGAGCACC